A stretch of Vairimorpha necatrix chromosome 2, complete sequence DNA encodes these proteins:
- a CDS encoding farnesyl pyrophosphate synthase, which produces MTVLEISSKLMSEISLICKDYNITKVKDILNYNLRGGKLTRYQILSHVANNGNEKVTEFDKDIVGFIIEAFHASFLMSDDIVDNSTMRRDKPCFYFRRKMMTLRDSRFLISLIYQLIKRLNLKIKKVIEKCFFETCLGQTIDTKNKVRDECSFSLYKRICELKTSSYTVYMPMACGYILGGRKCPDYLEEFTNIIGLIYQMNDDYLNFFPEKTKKSFTDLEEFKLTYFTSKLGDCFKEVQELAAMEKNEEELDVKEFNKDLDMFFNKKAVPASIEKWIRSYFDKYFIHKEELVMKSRDMIHKEDEKDLFFLYDILKKYELK; this is translated from the coding sequence ATGACagttttagaaatttcttCGAAATTAATGTCTGAAATATCTTTAATTTGTAaagattataatattaCTAAAGTAAAAGATATTCTTAACTATAATTTAAGAGGTGGGAAACTTACAAGATACCAGATTCTATCACATGTAGCTAATAATGGAAATGAAAAAGTAACAGAATTTGATAAAGATATTGTAGGGTTTATTATTGAGGCTTTTCAtgcttcatttttaatgtcaGATGATATTGTTGATAATTCGACAATGAGAAGAGATAAAccatgtttttattttaggaGAAAAATGATGACTTTAAGGGATTcaagatttttaataagtttAATTTACCAACTGATAAAACGgttgaatttaaaaatcaagaaaGTGATtgaaaaatgtttttttgaaaCTTGTTTGGGGCAGACAATTGACACCAAAAACAAAGTAAGAGATGAGTGCTCATTTAgcttatataaaagaatatgtGAGCTAAAAACCTCTTCTTATACAGTTTATATGCCAATGGCGTGTGGATATATTTTAGGCGGCCGAAAATGTCCAGATTATTTAGAAGAATTTACTAATATAATAGGTCTTATCTATCAAATGAATGACGATTACTTAAACTTCTTTCCAGAAAAGACCAAGAAGTCATTCACTGATTTGGAGGAGTTTAAATTAACTTACTTCACTAGTAAACTTGGCGATTGTTTTAAAGAAGTACAAGAATTGGCGGCAAtggaaaaaaatgaagaagaaTTGGATGTCAAGGAGtttaataaagatttaGACATGTTCTTTAATAAGAAAGCAGTGCCAGCGTCTATTGAAAAATGGATTAGATcatattttgataaatatttcatcCACAAAGAAGAGCTGGTCATGAAGTCAAGAGACATGATCCATAAAGAAGACGAGAAAGAtttgttctttttatatgatatacttaaaaaatatgaattaaaataa
- a CDS encoding integrase catalytic domain-containing protein produces MEAWRDQTAEVIIENDENGKYAGRFKRRHRETFTVGQEVRIARRENLGTRAKTDKGRFTGRGRIVAISENDSYIVRLLDGKIVKKRHYDLKEIRKSCLEDGETTRLEGGCRV; encoded by the coding sequence ATGGAAGCGTGGAGAGATCAAACTGCTGAAgttataattgaaaatgatgaaaatggaaaatatgCTGGTCGGTTCAAGAGAAGACACAGAGAGACATTTACAGTAGGCCAAGAGGTAAGAATCGCTAGGAGAGAAAATTTAGGTACACGTGCGAAAACAGACAAGGGAAGATTCACGGGTCGCGGAAGGATCGTAGCTATAAGTGAAAATGATTCATATATTGTGAGACTACTGGATGgtaaaattgttaaaaagAGGCATTATGATTTGAAAGAGATAAGGAAGAGTTGTTTAGAAGATGGAGAGACTACCCGTCTGGAGGGGGGATGTAGGGTTTAG
- a CDS encoding spindle assembly abnormal 6-like protein, with product MKEILFTGKIQIYSYDEQIPTKMKCDVIKEGDSLIIKLINLTDVFSFYICTINNDDFYILKREQDLIVDYHKFIEIIIKLFHMVQNNSLSAYFLDLKFMFVEKNEFRNIIKLELKFKEPTDLDYKSYIGDFINRLENDNIKLIKENSLLKDYNNNTLHRKIRNLEENQNAHINKINMLNKQTDEYKYKLEKTTLEMKNLNNQVYELERENTKLKLENDSNMKIREDFSNLNLKNKNLEKDLEVANEIIKKIRSENLEYKNKIEEIENNIKKRHDEVEKYENNLEEIKKKNKITEEKYKKFQKENKEIKNRIKELEVENQALIRKLENAQSVFNHFSNNKEIKEKYSSDSISEYSIHPEEKP from the coding sequence ATGAaggaaatattatttacagggaaaatacaaatatattccTATGATGAACAAATCCCTACAAAAATGAAATGTGATGTAATAAAAGAAGGGGACTCgcttattataaaattaataaacttAACTGACGTCttctctttttatatttgtaccATAAATAatgatgatttttatattttaaaaagggAACAAGACTTAATTGTCGattatcataaatttatagaaataattatcaaattatttcatATGGTACAAAATAACTCACTTTCGGCATATTTTctagatttaaaatttatgtttgtagaaaaaaatgaattcaggaatattataaaattagaactaaaatttaaagaaccAACAGATTTAGACTATAAATCATACATAGGCGACTTTATAAATAGGTTAGAAaatgataatattaaacttataaaagaaaatagtTTACTAAAagattataataataatactctacatagaaaaataagaaatttagaagaaaatcaaaatgcacatataaacaaaattaacatgttaaacaaacaaactgacgaatataaatataaattagaaaaaactacattagaaatgaaaaatttaaataatcaaGTTTACGAATTAGAAAgagaaaatacaaaattaaaactagAAAATGATTCTAATATGAAAATCAGAGaagatttttcaaatttaaatttaaaaaataaaaatttagaaaaagatTTAGAAGTAGCAAATgagataataaaaaaaattagatctgaaaatttagaatataaaaataaaatagaagaaatagaaaataatataaaaaagagacATGATGAAGTAGAAAAATATGAGAATaatttagaagaaataaaaaagaaaaataaaattacagaagaaaaatataaaaaatttcaaaaagaaaataaagaaataaaaaatagaattaaaGAGTTAGAAGTAGAAAATCAAGCATTAATAAGGAAATTAGAGAATGCTCAGAGTGTATTTAAtcatttttcaaataataaagaaatcaaagaaaaatatagtaGTGATAGTATTAGTGAATATTCTATACATCCTGAGGAGAAACCTTAa
- a CDS encoding replication factor C subunit 1-like protein, with product MNKKYLNWTEKHKPLRFTDLVFAEDVHIKLLNIFKGLDDKSVIILTGPVSSGKSTLVRIMCDLFKYNIIESTCSSNTIDNKKNIMVIEDVEQNYKLPSYKKFPLIITSTYNLSDRNLQNIYKAKDLKINNIHIKRLDYDLIRIIIDKIYKIEKMDFKSYTKLIKNCDYDLRSIINNLQIRNLNLVSKEFINPYDIFTKHLKWNQFDNKNINFVYSAYINEATSVASDAFSLYDILGEKYYYLPLSRVNQKRNKNVQIIKNTESKKENVSYKDHYSYLLNVKTKSPKNILYLTESIKRKCVGFTIDEIQNIKKPKEEVRESNEKFSFIYKKGVSKCCKRYLSLEEFINL from the coding sequence atgaataaaaaatatctcaATTGGACTGAGAAACATAAGCCGCTTAGATTTACAGATCTTGTTTTTGCAGAAGATGTTCATATCAAATTGttgaatatatttaaaggATTAGATGACAAATCTGTAATAATCTTAACTGGTCCCGTGAGTTCGGGCAAGAGTACTCTAGTTAGAATAATGTGCGATCTTTTCaagtataatataatagaaAGTACTTGCTCTAGTAATACTAtcgataataaaaagaatattatgGTTATAGAAGACGTAGAACAGAATTATAAACTTCcaagttataaaaaatttccaTTAATCATAACTTCGACATATAATTTGAGTGATagaaatttacaaaacatttataaagCCAAAGatttgaaaattaataacATCCATATCAAAAGACTAGACTACGATCTAATTAGGATTataattgataaaatatacaaaatagaaaaaatggATTTCAAATCTTACACaaaactaataaaaaattgtgatTATGATCTTCGGTCAATTATCAATAACTTACAAATTAGGAATTTGAATTTAGTCagtaaagaatttataaatccatatgatatttttactaaacATCTAAAATGGAATCAATtcgataataaaaatataaactttgTGTATTCTGCCTATATAAATGAAGCAACAAGCGTGGCATCAGACgccttttctttatatgaCATTTTAGgcgaaaaatattattatttgcCACTTAGCAGAGTTAACcagaaaagaaataaaaatgtacaaataataaaaaacactgaaagcaaaaaagaaaatgtttCTTACAAAGATCACTActcttatttattaaatgtaaaGACAAAAAGCCCCAAAAACATATTGTATTTAACTGaatctataaaaagaaaatgtgTAGGCTTTACAATTGAcgaaatacaaaatataaaaaaaccaaaagaAGAAGTTAGGGAATCAAACGAAaaatttagttttatttataaaaaaggcGTATCTAAATGTTGTAAGAGATATTTGTCTTTAGaggaatttattaatttgtaa